The genomic DNA CGGGCTGGTTCGACCGTTTCTTCCTTAGCCCGCTGTTCCCTTTCTAGGTGGCCATTTTGAAACTCAAACAGCTGATGGCTGCGGCAGTGTTGCTGGCCTTGAGCGCAGGCGCCTGTGCCGAGCGATTGAAAGACATCGCCAGCATTTCCGGCGTGCGCTCCAACCAGTTGATCGGCTACGGCCTGGTGGTGGGGCTCAACGGCACGGGTGACCAGACCACCCAGACCCCGTTCACCCTGCAGACCTTCAACAACATGCTCTCGCAGTTCGGTATCAAAGTGCCGCCAGGTTCGGGCAACGTGCAGTTGAAGAACGTGGCGGCCGTGTCCATCAGTGCTGACCTGCCTGCATTCGCCAAGCCGGGCCAAGTGGTGGATATCACCGTTTCGTCGATGGGTAACTCGAAAAGCCTGCGCGGCGGCACCTTGTTGATGACCCCGCTCAAGGGTATCGACGGCAATGTTTACGCCATCGCCCAAGGCAATCTGGTGGTGGGCGGGTTTGACGCCGAAGGCCGCGACGGTTCGAAAATCACCGTGAACGTGCCTTCGGCCGGTCGCATTCCGGGCGGCGCCACCGTTGAACGGACCGTGCCGAGCGGCTTCAACCAGGGCAACAGCCTGACGCTGAACCTCAACCGCTCGGACTTCACCACCGCCAAGCGTGTGGTCGACAAAATCAACGACATGCTCGGCCCAGGCGTGGCGCAAGCCATCGACGGCGGCTC from Pseudomonas tolaasii NCPPB 2192 includes the following:
- a CDS encoding flagellar basal body P-ring protein FlgI → MLKLKQLMAAAVLLALSAGACAERLKDIASISGVRSNQLIGYGLVVGLNGTGDQTTQTPFTLQTFNNMLSQFGIKVPPGSGNVQLKNVAAVSISADLPAFAKPGQVVDITVSSMGNSKSLRGGTLLMTPLKGIDGNVYAIAQGNLVVGGFDAEGRDGSKITVNVPSAGRIPGGATVERTVPSGFNQGNSLTLNLNRSDFTTAKRVVDKINDMLGPGVAQAIDGGSVRVTAPLDPSQRVDYLSILENLEVDPGQAVAKVIINSRTGTIVIGQNVKVSPAAVTHGSLTVTITEDPIVSQPGPLSNGQTAVVPRSRVNAQQEAKPMFKFGPGTTLDEIVRAVNQVGAAPGDLMAILEALKQAGALQADLIVI